A genomic region of Pseudoalteromonas piscicida contains the following coding sequences:
- a CDS encoding response regulator — MNLSRLLKPWSVFACSLCFSSCFQVNATLNDSTLAERISEVEQTTNWQQQKILGTELLTEQNLGKARKVELLLSLGKSAYKQNQFKDALVFLNQLELITQSDRLSDNHFSAVKVQGICYFYLGHYQQAIEFYSRALALAEQRNVPIEMANLHSNLGLAYFNSFTLDLALHNYLKADELYQEFGDAQDHADILLNISGVYIRQGAYDKAEEMLHEALNAFVELNDEYGVALAQADLGVLYTETKRPALAKASYQAAITYYEAQNDVRHLSFEYGNLALLSYSQNQLELAEKEANFALYYAEKAQNPANLMEAQFTLAQIFFAQGRLTEALTNAEQSLAASRVMHEQKRERMALRLLALIEAAQGNIKRARDYDSQNLEAQNRLMNDDMLKRINDYRAKYEASELSREVEVLKQEQKLQLLKEEQRSQLQLLGVIIAILTLLTTFALYRRKVEQRAKLELSQKVALRTSELQQKADELKAANQVKSQFLANMSHEIRTPLTTVLGHAEDLLVEQDLNAQAQASVRTIYNQGLHLRDLVNDILDLSRIEAERLELEATEFSVSSLLADLCDMFQQNIQSKQLEFIVCDQVRANAYVRLDYIRVKQILINLLSNALKFTEKGRIELEVSETHHGLQFVVKDTGIGMTEQQIGRIFDNFQQADNSITRRFGGSGLGLSLSSQLAHMMNGEIKVQSVVDHGSVFSFCVPCTVYLNTAITEIQEPQSKQPLLSGTVLVVEDHPENRQLFSRMIERTGATVIVAENGARAVEQCLSDFPDLVLMDIQMPRMDGVEALRIIRSAGYSGPIYALTANVLMEEVKSYIDSGFNGHIGKPINKNELLAVLNTHLNFESDGKAYELNIDLSDLRDSFASTFEQERYLLIDAWQNKDLSTLQTICHKLAGAASMFEFPELASIAIEFEKVLKQGSEDQFQSLFLAMCDQLKSQESLAS, encoded by the coding sequence ATGAATTTATCGAGGCTACTAAAGCCCTGGTCTGTGTTTGCCTGTAGCCTGTGTTTCTCCAGTTGTTTTCAAGTTAACGCCACACTAAATGATAGCACCCTTGCTGAGCGGATCTCAGAGGTGGAGCAAACCACCAATTGGCAACAGCAAAAAATACTGGGCACTGAGTTGCTCACGGAGCAAAACCTAGGAAAGGCAAGAAAAGTAGAACTTTTGCTTAGTCTAGGTAAGTCTGCTTATAAACAAAATCAATTCAAAGATGCACTCGTTTTTCTCAATCAGTTAGAGTTGATAACGCAATCAGACAGACTGAGTGACAACCATTTTTCAGCGGTAAAGGTTCAAGGGATCTGCTACTTTTACCTTGGTCATTATCAACAGGCTATTGAGTTTTACTCACGGGCATTAGCGTTAGCTGAGCAACGTAATGTCCCCATCGAAATGGCTAATTTACATAGTAATTTGGGGTTGGCGTATTTTAATAGCTTCACACTTGACTTGGCACTACATAATTATTTAAAAGCAGATGAACTTTACCAAGAGTTTGGCGATGCTCAAGATCATGCCGATATTTTACTAAATATATCGGGTGTTTATATTCGTCAAGGTGCCTATGATAAAGCGGAAGAAATGCTCCATGAAGCCCTAAACGCATTCGTCGAGCTAAACGATGAATATGGTGTTGCGCTAGCTCAAGCAGATCTTGGCGTGCTATACACTGAGACTAAACGCCCCGCGCTTGCCAAAGCGTCGTACCAAGCAGCAATTACTTATTATGAAGCGCAGAACGATGTCCGCCACTTGTCATTTGAATATGGCAATCTTGCTTTATTGAGCTATTCACAAAACCAATTAGAATTAGCCGAAAAAGAAGCAAACTTTGCGCTCTATTATGCCGAAAAGGCTCAGAATCCTGCCAACCTAATGGAAGCTCAGTTCACCTTAGCACAAATTTTCTTCGCTCAAGGGCGGCTAACAGAAGCGCTGACTAATGCAGAGCAAAGTTTAGCGGCAAGTCGAGTTATGCATGAACAGAAAAGAGAGCGTATGGCACTTCGTTTGTTAGCGCTGATTGAGGCTGCACAAGGAAATATTAAGCGCGCTAGAGATTATGACTCACAAAATTTGGAAGCGCAAAACCGCTTGATGAATGATGACATGCTGAAAAGGATTAATGACTATCGTGCTAAGTATGAGGCTAGTGAACTTTCTCGAGAAGTCGAAGTGCTCAAGCAAGAACAAAAATTACAGTTGCTGAAAGAGGAACAGCGCAGCCAATTACAATTGTTGGGTGTTATCATCGCGATATTAACTTTACTGACAACTTTCGCACTCTATCGGCGTAAGGTTGAGCAAAGAGCAAAACTGGAGTTAAGCCAAAAAGTAGCGTTGAGAACATCTGAGCTTCAGCAAAAAGCGGATGAGTTAAAGGCGGCCAACCAAGTGAAAAGTCAATTTCTGGCAAACATGAGTCATGAAATTAGGACGCCACTTACCACGGTGCTGGGACATGCAGAAGACTTGTTGGTCGAACAAGATTTAAATGCTCAGGCACAAGCATCGGTCAGAACTATTTATAATCAAGGATTACATTTACGCGATCTCGTCAATGATATTTTGGATTTAAGTCGAATCGAAGCCGAGCGCTTAGAGCTAGAAGCAACTGAATTTTCGGTAAGCAGCTTACTTGCTGACTTATGTGATATGTTTCAACAAAATATACAGAGTAAGCAATTAGAGTTTATTGTCTGTGATCAGGTAAGGGCTAACGCTTATGTACGTTTGGATTACATTCGAGTAAAACAAATACTAATAAACTTGCTAAGTAATGCCCTAAAGTTTACCGAAAAAGGCCGTATCGAATTGGAGGTATCTGAAACGCACCATGGTTTACAGTTTGTGGTGAAGGACACCGGTATTGGTATGACTGAGCAGCAGATAGGTCGAATTTTTGATAATTTCCAACAAGCTGACAACAGTATAACAAGGCGTTTTGGGGGGTCTGGGCTGGGGTTAAGTTTATCGAGCCAGCTTGCCCACATGATGAATGGTGAAATCAAAGTACAAAGTGTTGTTGATCATGGCAGTGTTTTCTCTTTCTGTGTCCCTTGTACTGTTTACCTCAATACGGCTATTACCGAAATTCAAGAACCGCAGTCCAAGCAACCTTTGCTCTCAGGTACGGTGCTGGTTGTGGAAGATCACCCCGAGAATCGGCAACTATTCTCTCGCATGATAGAGAGAACTGGTGCAACGGTTATTGTAGCCGAAAATGGTGCTCGAGCAGTTGAACAGTGTCTTAGCGACTTTCCTGATTTGGTGCTTATGGATATTCAAATGCCAAGAATGGACGGGGTGGAGGCACTTCGGATCATTCGCTCGGCGGGCTACTCTGGTCCAATATACGCGTTAACCGCTAATGTGCTGATGGAAGAGGTAAAATCATATATTGATTCAGGGTTCAATGGTCACATTGGCAAGCCGATTAATAAAAATGAATTACTAGCGGTATTGAATACGCACTTAAACTTTGAGTCTGACGGCAAAGCGTATGAACTTAATATTGATTTATCGGATTTGCGAGATAGTTTCGCAAGCACTTTTGAGCAAGAGCGCTACTTGTTGATTGATGCGTGGCAAAACAAAGATCTGAGCACTCTTCAGACTATTTGTCATAAGTTGGCGGGGGCGGCATCCATGTTTGAATTTCCAGAGCTTGCAAGTATCGCTATAGAATTTGAGAAGGTATTAAAGCAAGGAAGTGAAGATCAATTTCAATCTCTGTTTCTTGCAATGTGTGATCAGCTAAAATCTCAAGAATCATTGGCCTCCTAA
- a CDS encoding tetratricopeptide repeat protein: protein MEIKSVFFSFYDTIFNFISKYKVAMSALIVVTIALYFYNQHQQQIASYQTYLASPQIDDLIIFDAGKNTGQAYDPAFQILQITELTDDNIEVKESAYTYRTMRNITRDIRVSMLMTDHYFKPQRLTLEKDNLLDLLDNETIVSVYRPVGIHVLGGVVRQRFKKPKPLYNGPKISAQNQEAIHAYSQGNFEEAKTGFAAAAKTGNPWAQYNYGTMLRDGEGGAKDIKKAIHWLKLAAEQGNHKAQSALAKLCQDYPC, encoded by the coding sequence ATGGAAATCAAAAGCGTATTTTTTTCCTTTTACGACACAATATTCAACTTTATCAGTAAATATAAAGTTGCGATGTCGGCACTGATTGTGGTCACTATTGCACTTTACTTTTATAACCAACATCAACAACAAATCGCTAGTTATCAAACATACTTAGCCTCCCCACAAATCGATGACCTGATTATTTTTGACGCTGGCAAAAACACAGGGCAAGCTTATGATCCAGCTTTTCAGATACTACAAATTACTGAACTAACAGATGACAACATTGAAGTGAAGGAAAGTGCCTACACGTATCGAACAATGCGTAACATCACCCGAGATATCCGTGTCAGCATGCTAATGACCGATCATTATTTTAAGCCACAAAGGCTGACGCTAGAAAAAGACAATCTATTAGACTTACTTGACAATGAAACGATTGTTTCCGTCTACAGACCAGTCGGGATCCATGTACTTGGCGGTGTTGTTAGACAACGATTTAAAAAGCCGAAGCCATTATATAACGGACCTAAGATCTCTGCACAGAATCAAGAAGCAATTCACGCTTACAGCCAAGGAAACTTTGAAGAAGCAAAAACGGGATTTGCAGCAGCGGCTAAAACTGGCAACCCTTGGGCACAATATAACTATGGAACAATGCTTCGCGACGGTGAAGGCGGTGCAAAAGACATTAAAAAGGCGATCCACTGGCTTAAACTTGCCGCCGAGCAAGGTAATCATAAAGCACAATCGGCTCTGGCTAAGTTATGCCAAGACTACCCCTGTTAA
- a CDS encoding M20/M25/M40 family metallo-hydrolase — translation MKFKSLLAFGLLSAGLSTALQAEEFTTQQLEQVKQVREAASHSNLSWQLLESLTTEVGPRLPGTENDKKAVAWAKKQLEQLGFDKVWLEEATFPEWRRYHESAKILIPSEQPLHLTALGNSVSTPKDGLSGEVVLFETLDELIAAPDNSLKGKIAFINYRMNRDIDGNGHGPAVRARNSGAVEAAKKGAIAYMMRSVSTSHHRFAHTGGSHYKAGVTKIPSTAVANPDADQLARLINSGHAVKVALNIQTEDLGEGTSYNVIGEFTGTEFPEQYVLIGGHLDSWDLGTGALDDGAGVALTMAAAKHIADVKRPKRSVRVVLFAAEELGLWGAKAYFKKHQAELDRIVAASESDFGADVVYAFESNVNAASLPVVREIAKQLAPLGVTYIGKNSAHGGPDLIPLKNATSAPIFALHQDGTDYFDYHHTADDTLDKVDPAKLKQNTAAYAVFALMAADAKTKMAGK, via the coding sequence ATGAAGTTTAAATCACTATTGGCATTTGGTTTATTAAGCGCAGGTTTGAGCACAGCACTGCAAGCCGAAGAATTTACTACACAACAATTAGAACAAGTTAAACAAGTTAGAGAAGCCGCAAGCCACAGCAACCTAAGCTGGCAACTACTAGAATCCCTCACCACAGAAGTAGGCCCACGCTTACCGGGTACCGAAAATGATAAAAAAGCGGTAGCTTGGGCAAAGAAACAACTTGAGCAATTGGGCTTTGACAAAGTCTGGCTTGAGGAAGCGACCTTTCCTGAATGGCGCCGCTACCATGAGTCTGCAAAAATCCTGATACCGAGCGAACAACCGCTACACCTTACCGCACTCGGTAACAGCGTCAGCACACCAAAAGATGGACTAAGTGGTGAGGTAGTTTTATTTGAAACCCTCGATGAGCTGATTGCTGCGCCAGACAATAGCTTAAAAGGTAAAATAGCCTTTATTAATTACCGCATGAACCGCGACATTGATGGTAATGGCCATGGACCTGCGGTAAGAGCTCGTAATAGCGGTGCCGTAGAAGCCGCTAAAAAAGGCGCTATCGCCTATATGATGCGCTCAGTCAGCACCAGCCACCACCGCTTCGCGCATACTGGCGGCAGTCACTATAAAGCGGGAGTGACAAAGATCCCGTCCACTGCAGTTGCGAACCCAGATGCAGATCAGCTAGCACGCCTTATCAACTCAGGTCATGCCGTTAAAGTCGCGCTAAATATTCAAACCGAGGACTTAGGTGAAGGAACCAGTTACAACGTCATCGGTGAATTCACGGGCACCGAATTTCCAGAGCAATATGTCTTAATTGGTGGTCACTTAGACTCTTGGGATCTGGGTACTGGTGCACTCGATGATGGCGCTGGTGTTGCATTGACGATGGCAGCAGCAAAGCACATTGCCGATGTAAAACGCCCTAAACGTAGTGTCCGCGTAGTCCTATTTGCAGCAGAAGAACTCGGTCTCTGGGGAGCAAAAGCTTATTTTAAAAAGCATCAGGCAGAATTAGACCGCATCGTAGCCGCATCCGAGTCCGATTTTGGTGCAGATGTAGTGTATGCGTTTGAATCAAACGTAAATGCCGCTTCCTTACCAGTTGTACGTGAGATTGCAAAGCAATTGGCGCCGCTCGGCGTTACTTATATTGGCAAGAATAGCGCACATGGTGGTCCTGACTTAATTCCGCTGAAAAATGCCACATCGGCGCCAATCTTCGCTTTACACCAAGATGGCACGGATTATTTTGATTATCACCACACAGCTGATGACACGCTTGATAAAGTCGATCCGGCAAAATTAAAGCAAAATACCGCGGCATACGCTGTATTTGCCTTAATGGCAGCCGACGCCAAAACGAAAATGGCAGGGAAATAA
- the trxA gene encoding thioredoxin TrxA produces the protein MSDKIIQLTDDSFEADVIKSDKPVLVDFWAEWCGPCKMIAPILDEVAESHGDRVAIGKLNIDQNAGTPPKYGIRGIPTLLLFKDGAVAATKVGALSKTQLVEFLENNL, from the coding sequence ATGAGCGACAAAATTATCCAACTAACTGATGACAGCTTTGAAGCTGACGTAATCAAATCTGACAAGCCTGTACTAGTAGATTTCTGGGCAGAATGGTGTGGCCCTTGTAAGATGATTGCGCCTATCCTTGATGAAGTTGCAGAATCACACGGTGACCGCGTAGCGATCGGCAAACTAAATATCGACCAAAACGCTGGTACTCCACCTAAGTACGGTATCCGTGGTATTCCAACACTATTACTGTTTAAAGATGGTGCAGTAGCAGCAACTAAAGTTGGTGCTCTATCTAAGACTCAACTCGTTGAGTTCCTAGAAAACAACCTGTAA
- a CDS encoding DNA-J related domain-containing protein, with protein MFNPLTDVIFRLICQNQSLKVHTIAAALMEQQQLPRLDEDENKNLFKRNFLIMNALYQLQQEVFAEGLYLHVEALNIYLAPQLGEHSLALDDPLRSYYLDWQHYETSSEEVSALLDNFWQQFTFSGARQRLAIKPDELNAIKTRWRLPKGYDRRMLSQCWRKLALTHHPDKSGDEETFKRLMNEYEILKQALST; from the coding sequence ATGTTCAATCCGCTAACAGATGTTATTTTTAGACTAATTTGTCAAAATCAATCTTTAAAAGTGCACACTATTGCCGCCGCTCTGATGGAACAACAGCAACTACCTCGCCTTGATGAAGATGAAAATAAAAATCTATTTAAACGTAACTTCCTGATCATGAATGCCCTGTATCAACTCCAGCAAGAAGTATTCGCTGAGGGCCTGTATCTACATGTAGAAGCACTCAATATTTATCTAGCTCCACAACTAGGTGAACATTCATTAGCGTTAGATGACCCGCTCAGAAGTTATTATTTAGACTGGCAGCATTACGAAACCAGTAGTGAAGAAGTGAGTGCTCTGTTAGATAATTTTTGGCAACAGTTTACATTTAGCGGCGCTCGCCAGCGACTTGCCATCAAACCTGACGAATTAAACGCGATTAAAACGCGCTGGAGACTTCCTAAAGGTTATGATCGCAGGATGTTAAGCCAATGTTGGAGAAAACTGGCCTTGACTCATCACCCGGATAAATCAGGTGATGAGGAAACATTCAAACGCTTAATGAATGAGTATGAAATACTCAAGCAGGCCTTAAGCACGTAA
- the rho gene encoding transcription termination factor Rho yields MHLRELKDKSINELVKLAESMGLENVARLRKQDIIFAILKAHAKSGENIYGGGVLEILQDGFGFLRSSEASYLAGPDDIYVSPSQIRRFSLRTGDTIVGLIRPPKDGERYFALLKVNEVNFDKPENSRTKILFENLTPIHANERMVMERGNGSTEDITARVLDLASPIGKGQRALIVAPPKAGKTMLLQNIAQSITYNNPDATLMVLLIDERPEEVTEMQRLVQGEVIASTFDEPANRHVQVAEMVIEKAKRLVEHKKDVIILLDSITRLARAYNTVIPSSGKVLTGGVDANALHKPKRFFGAARNVEEGGSLTIIATALIDTGSKMDEVIYEEFKGTGNMELHLNRKIAEKRVFPAIDFNRSGTRREELLTKTDELQKMWILRKIVHEMSEIDAMEFLIDKLSMSKTNDEFFDSMRRK; encoded by the coding sequence ATGCATTTACGCGAATTAAAAGACAAGTCAATCAATGAACTTGTAAAACTGGCTGAGTCCATGGGACTTGAAAACGTAGCTCGTTTAAGAAAACAAGATATTATCTTTGCTATTTTGAAAGCGCACGCGAAAAGCGGCGAAAATATATACGGCGGCGGTGTTTTAGAAATTTTACAAGATGGCTTCGGCTTTTTACGTTCTTCAGAAGCATCTTACCTAGCTGGCCCTGATGATATTTATGTTTCTCCGAGCCAGATTAGACGTTTCAGCCTGCGTACCGGTGATACCATCGTTGGTTTAATCAGACCACCAAAAGATGGCGAAAGATATTTTGCATTATTGAAAGTTAATGAAGTTAACTTCGATAAGCCTGAAAACTCTCGTACCAAAATCCTATTCGAAAACTTAACGCCTATTCATGCTAATGAGCGTATGGTAATGGAACGCGGTAATGGTAGTACCGAAGATATTACCGCTCGAGTGTTAGACCTTGCCTCTCCAATCGGTAAAGGTCAGCGTGCACTTATCGTTGCACCACCAAAGGCGGGTAAGACAATGTTGCTACAAAACATTGCTCAGTCCATCACATACAACAACCCAGATGCAACTTTGATGGTACTACTTATCGATGAGCGTCCGGAAGAAGTAACTGAGATGCAGCGCCTTGTTCAAGGTGAAGTTATTGCCTCTACGTTTGATGAACCAGCTAACCGCCACGTTCAGGTAGCAGAAATGGTAATCGAAAAAGCAAAACGCTTAGTTGAGCATAAGAAGGATGTTATTATTCTACTTGACTCAATTACACGTCTTGCTCGAGCATACAACACGGTCATTCCTTCATCAGGTAAAGTATTAACTGGTGGTGTTGATGCCAATGCACTTCACAAGCCTAAGCGCTTCTTTGGTGCTGCGCGTAATGTTGAGGAAGGCGGAAGCTTAACCATCATCGCAACGGCACTTATCGATACCGGCTCTAAGATGGATGAAGTTATCTACGAAGAGTTTAAAGGTACGGGTAACATGGAACTACATCTAAACCGTAAGATTGCGGAAAAACGTGTATTCCCAGCTATCGACTTCAACCGCTCAGGTACTCGTCGTGAAGAGCTACTAACGAAAACTGACGAACTTCAGAAAATGTGGATCTTGCGTAAGATTGTGCATGAAATGAGTGAAATCGATGCGATGGAATTCCTTATTGATAAGCTTTCCATGAGCAAAACAAACGATGAGTTTTTCGACTCAATGCGTCGTAAGTAA
- the dbpA gene encoding ATP-dependent RNA helicase DbpA: protein MSITSFSQLPLNQALAQRLVDLNYIVPTAVQSVSLAPALTGRDLVVKGKTGSGKTLVFSLALLNKLQPECNDVQALVLCPTRELADQVAQEIRKVAALIGNVKVQTLCGGVPIEPQTRALQHGAHIVVGTPGRVEEHVFNGSLMLTETQTVVFDEADQMLDMGFTETLESILVYVPEVRQTLMFSATYPDKIMKLAKQYMREPEFVEAKEEQAHHSIKQTFYKLDNNKMRFNALRVLLMQHQPQSCIVFCNTKAETKRLFEELRQTGLACVELHGDLDQGEREWSLLTFANKSANILVATDVAARGLDVEEVELVVNYHLALEPQTHIHRVGRTGRGEHKGIAVSLYGEKEAFKIKQLAEIYGQELKHGTLPSHSLLEKPAYKSNMVTLMIEGGKQQKLRKGDIVGSLTGEEGISFKQIGKINIYDVQTFVAVKREAVKPALRKLNNSKIKNKRYKALRA, encoded by the coding sequence GTGTCGATCACTTCATTTTCTCAATTACCTCTAAACCAAGCGCTTGCTCAGCGCCTTGTAGATCTTAACTACATAGTGCCAACGGCAGTACAGTCTGTGAGTTTAGCGCCGGCGCTGACTGGACGAGATTTAGTCGTGAAAGGGAAAACCGGATCTGGTAAAACACTGGTGTTTTCACTTGCGCTGCTAAATAAGTTGCAGCCCGAGTGCAATGATGTTCAAGCTTTGGTGTTATGTCCAACGAGAGAGTTGGCTGATCAAGTCGCACAAGAGATCAGAAAAGTTGCGGCTTTAATTGGTAACGTCAAAGTGCAAACACTCTGCGGAGGAGTGCCAATTGAACCTCAAACTCGAGCGTTACAACACGGTGCGCATATAGTTGTTGGTACACCTGGTCGGGTTGAAGAGCATGTTTTTAATGGCTCACTCATGCTGACTGAAACGCAGACTGTGGTATTCGACGAAGCCGATCAGATGTTGGATATGGGCTTTACTGAAACGCTAGAAAGCATTTTAGTGTATGTGCCTGAAGTTCGACAAACACTAATGTTTAGTGCGACTTACCCAGACAAGATCATGAAACTGGCGAAGCAATATATGCGTGAGCCAGAGTTTGTTGAAGCGAAAGAAGAACAAGCACACCACAGCATTAAGCAAACCTTTTATAAATTAGACAACAATAAAATGCGCTTTAACGCACTGAGAGTGCTGTTAATGCAACATCAGCCGCAAAGCTGTATCGTTTTTTGTAATACCAAAGCTGAGACTAAGCGACTATTCGAAGAATTACGTCAAACTGGACTAGCTTGCGTCGAGTTACATGGCGATTTAGATCAAGGTGAACGTGAATGGTCATTGCTCACTTTTGCTAACAAGAGTGCCAATATTCTAGTTGCCACTGACGTTGCCGCTCGAGGGCTCGACGTTGAGGAAGTTGAGCTTGTGGTTAATTATCATTTGGCGCTTGAGCCGCAGACGCATATTCACCGTGTTGGTCGTACGGGTCGGGGTGAGCACAAAGGTATCGCAGTATCTCTTTATGGAGAAAAAGAAGCCTTCAAAATAAAACAGTTGGCGGAAATATATGGTCAAGAGCTAAAACATGGCACGTTGCCGAGTCATTCGCTGCTCGAAAAACCAGCCTATAAGTCGAATATGGTGACCCTCATGATTGAAGGCGGAAAGCAGCAAAAGCTTCGCAAAGGAGATATCGTGGGCAGTTTGACTGGTGAAGAAGGCATAAGCTTCAAGCAAATTGGTAAAATCAATATTTATGATGTGCAAACATTCGTGGCTGTAAAACGCGAGGCAGTGAAGCCTGCACTACGTAAGCTTAACAATAGTAAGATTAAAAATAAGCGCTATAAAGCCTTACGTGCTTAA
- a CDS encoding methyl-accepting chemotaxis protein, translating into MKPSRIIAAVTLFNLASVTLAITLLSSDEARVAVAVSALTLGALLQFLCLKKASSAEKDMEHLVRNFISDNGVDLTYRFNEQDKNISKSCLLMNDCFAVIEHIISEVYASSSRLHPMADSLRDTYASMTQKATLQHTHGEYLATSIQSMLEISARLDTSLEQIYASVENATTAVKQTRLDTDKSQESLLTLADNIKKTSEQIELLKTDSNEISSVLEVINGIAEQTNLLALNAAIEAARAGELGRGFAVVADEVRNLAARTSQSTKEVSLVIRKIQSGTESVHALMQAALQETANTVKLSEASTKEVDEIENAMLSINQMSHDIHQQVEEQKQASDAAQESIESMVHLNSDALSSTKIQAVSNRDLIALSQSIHSKLSMFKISDYTPELDTRKDSSRVSISDDEQPDNLKVDDSDDIELF; encoded by the coding sequence ATGAAGCCGAGTCGTATTATTGCCGCTGTCACGCTTTTTAACTTGGCTTCAGTAACACTCGCTATTACCTTACTATCCTCTGATGAGGCTAGAGTGGCCGTCGCAGTTAGCGCTTTAACACTCGGGGCATTATTGCAATTCTTATGTTTAAAAAAAGCCTCTTCTGCTGAAAAAGATATGGAGCATCTAGTTCGCAATTTTATCAGTGACAATGGTGTCGACCTAACATATCGCTTTAACGAACAAGATAAAAATATTTCTAAGTCCTGCCTACTAATGAATGATTGCTTCGCCGTTATAGAACATATAATTAGTGAAGTGTACGCATCTTCTTCTCGACTTCACCCAATGGCGGATAGCTTAAGAGATACCTATGCATCCATGACACAAAAGGCAACACTACAACATACGCATGGTGAATACTTAGCTACTTCAATACAGTCTATGTTAGAGATTTCTGCGCGTTTAGATACGAGTTTAGAGCAAATCTACGCATCTGTAGAGAATGCCACAACGGCAGTGAAACAGACCCGATTAGATACCGATAAAAGCCAAGAAAGTCTGCTAACACTTGCAGACAACATCAAGAAAACCAGTGAACAAATAGAATTGCTCAAAACTGACAGCAATGAAATTAGTTCTGTGCTTGAAGTCATTAACGGTATTGCAGAGCAAACCAATTTACTTGCGCTAAATGCTGCAATTGAGGCCGCACGAGCAGGCGAACTTGGCCGAGGCTTTGCTGTCGTCGCTGACGAAGTGCGTAATCTTGCAGCAAGAACAAGCCAATCAACTAAGGAAGTAAGTCTGGTAATTAGGAAAATACAATCCGGCACAGAATCCGTTCATGCGCTGATGCAAGCGGCGCTGCAAGAAACCGCCAATACCGTGAAATTAAGCGAAGCGTCGACAAAAGAGGTTGATGAAATAGAAAACGCAATGCTTTCTATCAATCAAATGTCCCATGACATTCATCAACAAGTTGAAGAGCAGAAACAAGCCTCTGACGCAGCTCAAGAAAGTATAGAGTCAATGGTACACCTGAATTCCGATGCCCTTTCAAGTACCAAAATACAGGCCGTCTCCAATCGTGACCTCATCGCCCTTTCGCAAAGTATTCATTCAAAGTTATCCATGTTTAAGATTTCAGATTACACGCCAGAACTCGATACCAGAAAAGACAGCTCCCGAGTATCTATCAGTGATGATGAGCAACCTGATAATCTAAAGGTGGATGATTCCGACGATATAGAGCTATTTTAG